A part of Ammospiza caudacuta isolate bAmmCau1 chromosome 5, bAmmCau1.pri, whole genome shotgun sequence genomic DNA contains:
- the KERA gene encoding keratocan: MILKVYTSLWLLFLINSVWTRAVRQVYDDLDPGHWSHYTSECPQECFCPPSFPNALYCDNKGLKEIPPIPARIWYLYLQNNQIETISEKPFANATHLRWINLNKNKITNSGIENGVLSKLKRLLYLFLEDNELEEVPAPLPVGLEQLRLARNKISKIPEGVFSHLENLTMLDLHQNSLLDSALQSDTFQGLNNLMQLNIAKNSLKKMPLSIPANTLQLFLDNNSIEVIPENYFSAIPKVTFLRLNYNKLSDDGIPPNGFNVSSILDLQLSHNQLTKIPPINAHLEHLHLDHNKIKSVNGTQMCPVSIALEEDYGYYGNIPRLRYLRLDGNEIQPPIPLDVMICFRLLQAVVI, from the exons ATGATTTTGAAAGTCTATACAAGCCTTTGGCTCTTATTCTTGATCAATTCTGTGTGGACTCGAGCTGTGAGACAAGTTTATGATGATCTGGATCCTGGCCACTGGTCTCACTATACTTCTGAGTGTCCACAGGAGTGCTTTTGTCCTCCTAGTTTCCCCAATGCATTATACTGTGATAACAAAGGACTTAAAGAAATACCTCCAATTCCAGCCAGAATTTGGTACCTCTATCTTCAAAACAATCAAATTGAAACCATttcagaaaagccttttgcgAATGCCACTCATCTGAGATGGATAAATCTGAACAAGAATAAGATCACAAACAGTGGGATTGAGAATGGTGTGCTGAGCAAGCTGAAAAGGCTGCTTTACTTATTCCTTGAAGATAATGAGTTGGAAGAGGTGCCTGCTCCATTACCAGTGGGTCTAGAACAGCTAAGACTAGCTAGAAACAAAATCTCTAAAATCCCAGAAGGAGTCTTCAGCCACTTGGAAAACCTTACTATGTTAGACCTGCACCAGAACAGTTTGTTGGACAGCGCTCTCCAAAGTGACACCTTCCAAGGACTCAACAACCTCATGCAGCTCAACATAGCAAAAAATTCACTCAAGAAAATGCCTTTAAGCATTCCAGCTAATACACTGCAGCTCTTTTTGGACAACAACTCCATCGAAGTCATACCAGAAAACTACTTTAGTGCAATACCCAAAGTGACTTTCCTTAGGCTGAACTACAATAAACTATCTGATGATGGTATCCCTCCAAATGGGTTTAATGTTTCATCTATTCTAGACCTACAGCTGTCTCACAATCAGCTCACTAAAATTCCACCAATCAATGCTCATCTTGAGCACCTTCATCTTGATCACAACAAAATCAAAA GTGTCAATGGTACTCAGATGTGCCCAGTTTCCATTGCCCTAGAAGAAGATTATGGTTATTATGGCAACATCCCTCGCCTCCGATACCTTCGTCTGGATGGAAATGAAATTCAGCCTCCAATCCCACTGGACGTCATGATCTGTTTCCGACTACTTCAAGCTGTTGTCATATAA